Proteins from a genomic interval of Quercus lobata isolate SW786 chromosome 11, ValleyOak3.0 Primary Assembly, whole genome shotgun sequence:
- the LOC115969645 gene encoding 14 kDa zinc-binding protein, whose translation MAASIPHFSLLRNYAATTARAFVTVKVKPSYTISSTTLLHLPSRSRRLQFYASASNNEEAAARAAAANADSGAPTIFDKIIAKEIPSSIVYEDEKVLAFRDIDPQAPVHVLVIPKFRDGLTQLGKAEARHGEILGQLLYAAKIVAEKEGILDGFRVVINNGSDACQSVYHLHLHVLGGRQMKWPPG comes from the exons ATGGCTGCATCTATACCACACTTCTCTCTGCTTCG GAACTATGCAGCAACAACTGCAAGAGCTTTTGTGACTGTGAAAGTGAAACCTTCCTACACCATTTCCTCCACTACCCTCCTTCATCTTCCCTCTCGCTCTCGCAG ATTGCAGTTCTATGCCAGTGCTTCAAACAATGAAGAGGCTGCTGCTAGAGCAGCAGCAGCCAATGCTGACAGTGGAGCTCCAACCAT atttgacAAGATCATAGCTAAGGAAATCCCTTCAAGCATTGTTTATGAGGATGAAAAGGTCCTAGCATTTCGTGACATTGATCCGCAGGCTCCTGTTCATGTTTTAGTCATTCCAAAGTTTAGGGATGGATTGACACAGCTCGGGAAG GCTGAAGCAAGGCATGGAGAGATACTGGGTCAGCTTCTCTATGCTGCCAAAATTGTAGCTGAGAAAGAAGGTATTCTTGATGGTTTTCGTGTTGTCATAAACAATGGCTCGGATGCCT GTCAATCTGTTTATCATCTCCACTTGCATGTCCTGGGTGGGAGACAGATGAAATGGCCACCTGGTTGA